A stretch of DNA from Leptospira kanakyensis:
CGACGCTTGCGTAAGCAAGAGGAGTGACAAAAGCCTATGTGTCGTAGACCGAACGAGGGCGTAAGTCCCGAAGTGAAGCGGTTAGTAGCTGTTATACGACGTCACCTTTGTATTAGTAAAGAATTAAGAAGCTATTGCTAAATCTTTGTAATTGTGAATTCCGTTAAATTCTTTCTGTTTTTTCAGCATTTCTTCTTCCAGATCATAATCATTTTGTAAACCAAGCCAGAATTGAGGAGTAGTTCCGAAGAATTTTGATAAACGTATGGCCGTATCAGCGGAAACGGATCTTTTATATAGTAGAATTTGACTGATTCTTGTTTGTGGAATACCAGTTTCCTTTGCCAGTCGATAGGCAGTAATTTTTAATGGAGTAAGAAACTCTTCCGATAGTATTTGTCCAGGATGTATGTTTGCTAAACGTTTCATATAATCTCCTTTTTAATGGTAATCAACAATTTCTACTAAAGAAGCGTTATTTCCGTCCCAATTAAAACAGATCCGCCATTGATCATTAATTCGAATACTATGCTGACCTTTTCTGTCGCCTTTTAGAAGCTCTAACTTATTGCCTGGTGGAACTTTTAGATCTTCAATATTATGAGCATTATTAATCATCCTAAGCT
This window harbors:
- a CDS encoding HigA family addiction module antitoxin, with the translated sequence MKRLANIHPGQILSEEFLTPLKITAYRLAKETGIPQTRISQILLYKRSVSADTAIRLSKFFGTTPQFWLGLQNDYDLEEEMLKKQKEFNGIHNYKDLAIAS
- a CDS encoding type II toxin-antitoxin system RelE/ParE family toxin, which produces MIIGFADKKTEKVWKGEFSKDLPTEVQNQGRKKLRMINNAHNIEDLKVPPGNKLELLKGDRKGQHSIRINDQWRICFNWDGNNASLVEIVDYH